CTGATCAATGCCCAGGTACTTTATTTTTTGAAATGACTGTGCAGCTAAAAACGTACAATTAAGAAAAGTAAAACAGATCAGTAATGCTATTCTTTTATTTCTTCTCATCCTTGGTTTGGCAAAATCAATCAGCAATCACACGCAATCCGCGCTACAATCCTGTCAAGGATTGATGCAGATCATTTAAACTAATTTCGGGAAAGCTTGATAACTTGGTTCAGCACTAAGATAGAAAACAACTGTAAAAGCAACATTTTTTATTTTAAAATTAAATGGCGCACTAGGATTTGACTATTGAAGCAGAGCCAAACGGTTGTTATATCTTTTTGATGTTGTTACTTTTGAGGCAAAGCATACACCCGTGTTAACAGCAATCATCTTTATTCTTTCCTTATTTAGTAATTCCCCTAAGGCAACTGTCAACTCTGCTTTGTTAGCCCCTGTTTATACAAAAGCAGCCGCCATTACGCTAAATGGAGCACATGATATTACCATCAGCGGTAAATCTATTGTTGGGGGCAATGTACCCTGCATCACGCTTCAAAACTGTTATAACGTCCATATTACCGGCAATAAATTATCAAATGCTAAAGCGGTAGGCGTTTACCTATATAACTGTAAAAACATTACGGTAGACCATAACTATATCACCAACGTAAGTTCTGGTGTTTATGCAGATCAATCGGTTACGGGTGGGATAGTAGTAACCTATAACGAGTTTTATAACATGCAAGGGCCCTTCCCCCGCGGGCAATTTGTGCAGTTTAATAATGTTAACGGCAAAGGCAATGCCATCAGCTTTAATGTGGGCGAAAACATTTTAGGTAAAAGCTATGCTGAAGATGCAATTAGCCTATACGAAAGCAATGGCACGGCCGATAGTCCTATCCTTATCAATGGCAACCGCATCCGTGGCGGAGGCCCAAGCCCAAGCGGCGGCGGCATTATGCTGGGCGATAACGGTGGCTCGTACCAGTTGGCTACCAATAACACACTGGTTAATCCGGGACAATACGGTATGGCTATTGCCGGGGGCGATCATAATAGCATTGTTAATAATACCATTTTTGGCGCCCAACAGTCTTTCACCAATGTTGGTATTTACGTAAGTAATACGGGTAAAAACACCGTGAGCAATGCACGGGTAAGCGGTAACCAAGTATGCTTTTATAACAAGGTGAATTACCAAAACAATTGTTGGCTGGCTCCCGGTACAGCAAAACCCGATGGCTGGGATGATACCAACCAATGGGGGACCAAATTGGATGCGTCTATACTGCCAGCTACATTATTTTAGGCTTCAAAGCGCCGCTATTCCAAATAGAGGGGCAAAAACCAGGGAGCACTATAGCTGTGCCGCAACCGCCACATTGAGTATTGACAACCTTTCTCAAAATGCTTAACTTGCGTTCTGCACCGCATGAAAGAGCACCGCATCTTCCGTTTAGTTATTGTTGCTATTGCACTCATATTTGCCTTTGCCAGGGCGGGGCAATACTTTTTTGCGTTTGCGGCCGATCAAACCGTTAGCGTTACCACCTCAATAACCGCGCAATACCAGCATGACGATGCCGGGCACGATGTAGTGCTCAGGCACATGGGCAAAGCGGTAGAAGATCGTTTCGCATCGGTGCAACTGCCGGCTATACTTTTTGCCGGCCTGGCATTTTGCTACCTGCTGGCAGCTGCATTTAGCGCTACGGTGCAGCAGTCATCTGCTTATTCGTTTAATCCTGCTCCACTCCCGTCCGGCCAGCGTCTGGCCCTGTACGGCGTTTTCCGGCTATGATCTTCCTGGTTCGTTCCCTTTAACTAACCGTTGTGCCACGCATAAACGGCCAATTTCTTATTCCATTATTTTTTTGAACAAATGAAGATCCATTTTAAAGTAACAGGACCAGCATTGGGCCTGCTGTTTGCTGCTGCAAGTGTTAGCGGCCAGTCTATAAACGAAGCGCAAAAAGCCATCCGTACCGAGCAATATCAGAAAGCCAAAGCCATCCTCAAAAACCTGATTACCGCTAAACCAACCGAAGAAAACCAATTTTATCTGGGCTGGACCTACCTGCTGGAAGATTACTCAGATTCGGCCAAAACCGTATTTGAGAAAGGCATTGCATTAGAACCCAAATCGGCATTAAACTACGCCGGACTGGGCGCTGTGGCCAAACTCAACAACAATACATCGGCCATGACTCAAAACTTTGATCAGGCTTTGGCATTGGCCGGCAAACATACCGACCCTTATATTTATGTGGCCCGGGCTGCATTGCTTAAACCCGCCGATGCTAACCTGGCACTGAGCGTTTTAGCCAAAGCCGAAAAATATGGCGCCAAAGATGCCGAGTACCAAATGGCCAAGGGTGAAGCCAATCATACCAAACTTGATAACAGCGCTGCCATCAGCAATTATACTGATGCGCAAACCATCGATCCTAAAGACCCTGGTATCGCCGTAGCCATTGGCGCCATCTGGAAACAGGCTTTTAACTTTGACGCGGCTGATCAGAAACTGAAAGAAGCCCTGGCACTTGACCCAAACTATGGCCCTGCCTACCGCGAACTGGCCGAGAATAACCTGCTATGGGCACGCCATGACATGAAAGTAGCGTCTGATAAGATTAAAGAAGGCACTGCCTACTATAAGAAATATCTGGACCTGACGGACCACTCGCCCGAATCGCAAATGCGTTATGCCGATTTCCTGCTGGAATCTGGCGACTATAAAACGCTGGAGCAAGTGGCTGCCGATCTGGCAAAATCTGCTAATACTAACCTGCGCATTTACCGCTACCTGGGCTACGCCGCTTATGAGAACGGCAATTACCAGCAAGGCCTTACCTCTATCAACAAATGGATTGGACAAGCTGATGTTAAACGTGTGATCCCTCGCGACTACCTGTACCTGGGTCGCCTGCAACTGAAAACCAATCAAGACTCATTGGGCATGCTAAACCTGAGCAAGGCCGCATCGCTCGATAGTACTTTTGCCGATGCCTGGTCTGAAATTGCGGGAGCCCTATATAGTAAACAGAAGTATGCTGCCGCGGGCGATGCTTATAATAATTACATCGAAAAATCGCACAAGGGTAAACTGAATGATTACTTCCGCGAAGGCATGAGCTATTACTACGGCTATAGCGATCAGTATTATAAAACCTTTGACGATAAAAATGCACCCAAACCAGACTCGTTATTACTCACCAAAGCCGATTCTGCTTTTAGCTATGTGCAGCAAAAAACCAGCGCCAAACCGGTGGCCGACGTGATATTGTACCGTGCCCGTGTAAAAGACCTGGAAGAACCAGATCGCAACAATATTAAAGCCATAGCCAAACCCTACTATGAGCAGTACATCTCGCTTAAATCAACCGCCACGGATGATCGTTCTAAAAAGAGTTTAGGCGAGGCTTATGCATACCTTGGTTCATACTACAGCCTGGTAGCTAAAGACGAAGCACAGGCGCAAGATAATTTCCAAAAAGCACTGGCCGCCAACCCGGATAATAAACAAGCCAAGGCCTACTTTGATAAGAAAAGTCCACAGGCTCCCAAAGGCAAATAATCCTGTTTTGTAAGTTTTATCAGGATTAGAACAGAAGGCCGGCTTAACTCAGGAAGCCGGCCTTTCTGTTGATCGGCAGGCCGATTAATGCTCTTTTATTAATCTGACTATTGTTTTTTACTTCCATCATTGTATTTTTAAACTACTAAACATCAACCAAATAACAACACTACAACGCTAAGCCATGCATCAGTTTACAAGCAGTAAGGGGGCATCGCCAATAACCAACGGCTATTCTTTTGAAAGAACAGTTTTGCTTACTGCAATGATTTTACTGGGCACAATTTGTGTAGTTAATTTGTTTGTGCTCGGGGCATATCTTTTCCACTCTGAGTTACCGCAAGGTTTGTTTGTATTTGCTGTTATTGCATCTCTTGCACTTCCCTTTTTATTTGTAAGTAAGCTAGGTTTTACCACAAGCGCTATCACCTTACCGGTAACAATCAGCGTGGGTGTGTTGTCGCTTTCCCTCCTGGCATCCTGGTTTTATTTTGATTTATCGTGGGACGGGCAGTGGTATCAGCAGGCGGCTGTTTATAATCTGGCCAAGGGCTGGAATCCCTTGTTTAATCCGCTGGTGACACCAGACCATACAGATAATACCTCCATTCTCCATTTCCCCAAAAGTACCTGGTATTTTGGCGCGGCTGTTTTACAGCTGTTCGGCACCGTAGAAATGGGTAAGGCATATAACTTTATTCTGCTCTTCGCGGCATTTGGCGTAGTTTATCCTTTCTGCCGTAGCTTAAACTTATCAAAAGGTCGTTCAACAATTTTCGCCTTACTGGTTTTATTTAATCCGGTTGTTTGGAGTGAAGTAACCACCTACCTGAATGATGGCGACTTGTATCTGCTACTGGTTATTTACCTCACGGCAATCATATTGTGGCTGGGTGAGGCAAAGCCTATATATCTTGTAATTGCCATAATGGCTATTTGCTGTCTGGTAAACACCAAATTTACCGGACTGGTATTCTTCCTCGTCTCTGCGTTATTTCTTTTTGTTTATGTGATCATCCGGCACAGGCAACGGGTAAAACCTTTTCTGCTCTCGCATCTTTTAGCGGGCATGCTGGCCATTGGTGTGTTTGGTTTTAATCCTTACATCACCAATACCATCCAGCGCGGGCATCCCCTGTATCCGTTAATGGGGACACAGGCTTACCCCAGCGTATTTGCCAGTGGCAAAGACTCAAACGAAGCCTATGAAACCCCACATAATATGCAAGGGCAAAGCCTGCCGGTCAGACTGTTTTATGCCAACTTCGGTCAGCCGGGTAATGCGCCCTATAACCATGAAAAATTTGCCATCCTGGTTAATCCTTTCAATACAAATACCGCACATTGGACCGCCTACCATTATCATGAAACCCGGGTAAGTGGTTTCGGCCCATATTTTGGTATTTCGTTAATACTGATGCTAATTGCGCTCCCGCTGGTGCTATGGGGCGAAAAGCGTTTCTGGTTACCTACCGTATTCTTTATGGCCGCATTGATCTGTTGTTTATCATTCAGCCAACATTTCTGGTGGCCACGCTTCTTCCCCATGCTATGGCTGGCACCATTGCTGCCCTTGCTGCTGAAATGGAACCGGGAAGCCACAAGCCAATCAAACCCCATCATAAGATTTGCTTTTGGATGGTTGCCTGCCGCGCTGCTCTGCCTTAACGGATTGATTGTAGCCACGGTGCACATGCAATGGGAAACCAATGCCTCCATCAGTTTACGACGTGATCTTCAGCAGCTTCAAAATGATAACAGACCGATCGAGATCCGTTACGGTTCGTTTAAACGGTCAATAGAAGAAAAGCTGAAGTATTGGGATATCCGGTTTAAACCCGTAAAATTAAAACGTAAAGATCCTACCGTGCACAAGCTGCCCAGTGTGGTAGAGGGTTATCCTAATCAGGTAATTTACCGCCAGGAGTAGCGGCCAGCAATCAACTACGTTTAAATTCCGTCGGGCTCATGCCCCGGTACTTCTTGAATATACGGTTAAGGTGACTTTTATCGGTAAAGCCAAACTCATCTGCTATTTCGTTAACCCGCATATTGGTGTTTTTCAAACGGTTTTCAATCAGCTTCAGCTTATAATTTAGGATGTATTGCTGTAGGCTCTCGTTGGTATGTTTTTTAAAATAGGCGCCCAGGTAGCTTTCGGCTATGCCAAAATGATCGCTGATGGCTTCGGCACGCAGCCTGTCGGGGTAATAAACGTTTGACTGAATGTAGTTTAAAATATCAATGGTTTTACCCTCGCTGGTTTCATCTACAGACTCCGGAAACGCTTGACTGATATTACGAGCAATAATAACCAGCAGCGTATTAACCAACTGCGCAATTAGCTCCTTGTGATAAAGATCATGGGCCTGATGCTCTCCGATCAGCATCTGCATCAGGTTGATGGTATACCCGCGGTCGGCCTCATTTCTGATAATGCAGCCGGGCTCATGCCGGGCATTTGTCAAAATCATCTCCAGCTTTTGCAACAACTCTTTTTCTTTAGGCGATGATTGCACAAAGACATTGTTAAACCTGATGAAAAAGAATTGAGACCGCTGTTGGATCTTAAAAAGATGCGCATCATTAGGCGCCAGCAAAAACAGATCACCTGGTTTGTAGCTCACCTCCGCCTCGTTAATGCACTGCGTGCCGGTGCCATCTACAATGTAAATCAGCTCAAAAAAAGTGTGCGTGTGTGTCCCTCTCGGACAAACGTCCAGGTACTCTTTTAAAACCAGCTCAAACGGCTCCCTAAGGTGGTCTTTTACCATATCGTAAAAGTACACCTTTATAGGGTAAAAGTACAACTCGCGGTGGGCAAACCCGGCGTAATTTTGCTTCGTCACTTTTAATAAACAACACATTTAACAGCAAGAATATGAAAGCCTTAGTTTTAGAAAACTTTAACACCCCATACCAATTAAAGGAAGTAGCCAAACCCGTAGCCAGCAAAGGCCATGTACTGGTAAAAATTGAAGCCAGCAGCGTGAATCCGCTTGATCTGAAAATAAAATCAGGCCAGGCAGCACATGCCAAAGCTATACTGCCTGGCATTATGGGTATTGATATGGCCGGCACCGTAGAAGCCGTTGGCGAAGGCGTAACCGCTTTTAAACCCGGCGATGCCGTATATGGCATGACAGGCGGCATAGCCGGCGTACAAGGATCATTAGCACAATATGCCGCTGTCGACGCCGATCTGCTGGCACTGAAACCTGCCAACATCAGCATGCGCGAGGCTGCCGCCATTCCGCTGGTGTTTATTACCGCATGGGAAGGTTTGGTAGACCGTGCCAGCGTAGCGCCGGGGAAAACCGTGCTGGTACACGGCGGAGCAGGCGGCGTGGGCCATATTGCCGTACAAATTGCCCGGGCATTGGGTGCGGAAGTTTTTGCTACGGTAGATGCGGCGCAAAACGGTTTAATCGAATCATACGGTGCTACCCCTATCAACTACAAAACCCTGTCTGTAGAAGAATATGTGGAGCAATACTCCAGCGGCGAAGGCTTTGATATTGTTTTTGATACCGTTGGCGGCGCAACACTTGATAACTCTTTTAAAGCAGCCAAACAATACACAGGTCATGTCATCAGCATTTTAGGCTGGGGACAGCACAGTTTGGCACCACTATCATTTAGAGGCGCAACCTACTCTGGGGTGTTTACCCTGTATCCGCTTATTTCTGGCAAGGGCCGCAAACAGCACGGTAATATTATGCGCCAGGCCACTCGTTTAATTGAAAGCGACCAGCTAAAACCAATCTTAGACGCTGAAAACTATACGCTCGATACCGTAGAGGATGCCTACGAGGCTATAACTCAAGGTAAAACCAAAGGCAAAGTGGTGATTACCGTTGAGTAAGATCAAACAAAAAGGGAGGTCGATAAATCGGCCTCCCTTTGCTCCTATCACTTTGTTTGTTTATTTCCATTTGAATGGTAGATACCAATTGGCTTTGTTAGCCAATCGTGCACGAACAGCACCGGCATCCTGGCTGCCGCTGGCATCAAACTTGGCGCCTATTTTATTAGCCAGATAATTAGGATCAGTAGCTTGACGGCGCAAGGCAATGCGCAACAAGTCGGCCCAACGGTATCCTTCAAAAGCATTTTCCAGGCCCTCCTCATCAATCAGCTTGTTCTCGGTATCCTCAACCAGGTTGGTTTGATCAATGGTTACATTCTGGTTAACCGCCCGGCCGCGGATGCCGATACTGCGGTACCACATGCCATTATTTGGTGCGCCGTTGTACTTAAAATCATAAGGATATACTTCTACACTGCCATCCGCAGCCAGGGTTGTAGAACCACCCAGTTTGGTAAGCCCATCATTTAGCACAGCCGCAGCAATTTTGCTATGTGCGTCTCTGTTTGCAGCTTCGGCGTAGCGCAGGTGCAATTCTGAGGCACGGTACAAAATCCACACGCCGGTAACCTCATACGGGCTTGACGGGTTGTATTTGGCAGTAAACTTCAATACCTCGGCATCGGCACCCTGCATGCGGTAAGAAGCATTGAGGCCCCTTCTGTCGGTCAGGCCTCCATCACTGCGCACCTGGTTGTTCCAGTTGTTAATAGCCAGAGCCGACGGCTTTGCCAGGTAGTTTCTTGAATACGAAAACAAATCTACCAGCGGGTTCTTGTTGCCAAAGTTCTTATCCAGCGGCAATGTCCACATGCGCTCGCGGTTGGTTTGTGCCTCGGCCAAATCATTTGAGAAAATGTTTTGCCACGGGTTGGTAGTACCAATGGTCATTAGCGTTGAAGCACCGCTGTTATCATTTGTTATCCGGTAGGTATCATACTGATCAATCTGATAATCCGTCGAAGTCACCAGCTTGGTGCCGGTTTCCATTACATCTTTGTAATACTCAGCTGCCTTGTGGTAATTGCCTTTCCATAGTTGCAAATCGCCCAGCAAACTTCTGCGGTGGATAAAGAACTTGAATATACCATCCTTAATTACGTAGTTATTGGTAGCCATAATCAACGTTGGACTATTGGCCGACGTGTTTTGATCCAGAAACGGTGCCGGGATAGTGCTGGTATAAGCAATCAGACGATCCAGCAATTCATTAAAACTGATCTTAGCAAACTTAGATTCATCTTTCAGCTGATTGATGTCGTCAATCGGCTCGGTTACATAAGGGACGTTACCATAGTGGATACCCAGTTGCAGGTAAAGCCAGCTACGCAGTAAGCCCAGATCTGCCGCGCGCTGCCAGTATTGATTATAGTCCAGCAGTTTTTGATCATACATTCTCGACATGTTTTTCAACGCGTCATTGCAGTTGGCAATCACCTCGTAGAATGGTCGTGGGTCGGCATACGGGTTATCATCCGTCACCGCATGCGTGCTGAGCTGACGCAGGTAATTGTTTGATTTTACGGTAACATCCAGCAAATCGGCCCGCATTTCATTCAGCATGATATAGCGATCGCTCAGGTTAGAGAATTTACCGTAGATGCCCAGCATGGCGGCATCGGCATCGTAAACGGTTTTAAAGGTCTGGCTTTGCTGCAAAACGTTCTCAGGCGTATTGTCGAACATTTTTTTGCAACCGCCCAGGGTACTGATAACGAAAGCACCGACGGCTATTTTAGACAACAAGCTTAGCCGGCTTTTATTTGTATTTTTATATAACTTCATGTTTTGCAATAATTTATAAACCAACCCTAACTCCAAACAGCAACGATCTGAACTGTGGCTCCAAACCGGTATCAACTCCCCTTGCAAACGGACTTGGGGATGCGCTGAATTCAGGATCATAACCCAGGTATTTGGTAAACGTGAACACGTTATTAGCTATGCCATAAACCGTAAGCGAACGCAAAAAGGTGTTCTTTACCGGCACATCATAGCTAAGCGATACGGTGCGAAGGCGCAGATACGAGCCATCTTCTATCCAGCGGTCTGAAAAACGACTGTTGGCAGCAGGATCACCCCAAACGGCCCTTGGCATATTGGTAACCTGTCCGGCTGATTGCCAGCGGTTAGCAACGGCTGGTGTTTGGTTCTGAAAACCGCTCATTGACTCTAGTTCCTGCCTCACCCCATTGTAAATGCTATTGCCCTTGCTGAAGGCAAACAACGCCTCGAGCGAGATACGTTTAACCGTTAAACGCGAGTTGAAAGCACCCGTAAAATCAGGATTAGGATTACCGATCACAGTCCGGTCGCGCTCATCAACTACCTTGTCGCCGTTTCTGTCTACAAAGCGCACATCGCCGCCTTTGAACGGCACTAACGCGCCGCCGCTTACTTTATTTAACAGGCCCGACGCCGTAGCCTCGGCATCCGATGTATACACGCCATTGGTTTGGTAACCATAAAATGCATTGGCAGAACCGCCTTTGGTGGTGAGGAAGGTAGCACCGGCATAATCGGTAACAATATCTCCTGATGGCAGGGCCGTCATTTTGGTTTTGTAGCGACTGATGTTGAAGCCTGCATCCCACTTAATTTTTCTGGTGTTGATGATGCGTGCGTTGATAGCAAACTCGGCACCACGGTTAGTCATCGAACCAGAGTTAGAAAGCGCTGTGCTAAAGCCGGTAGAGGTATAAACCGGTTCATAGATCAGCATTTTAGAGATGTTATTCTGATACACATCAAAGCTGAATGACAGGCGATCTTTCAGTACCGATACGTCAAGACCGGCGTTGAGCTTGGTGTTATCTTCCCACTGCAAAGCAGAGTTACCAATGTTGCCCAGCACCAAGCCTTGGCGGCTCAGCAGGCTTTGCGTTACGTAATACTTGCGGGCCGAGTAATTGCCAATATCATCATTACCCACACGGCCAGCGCTCAGTCTCAGCTTCAGCGTTTCAATAAAGCCGTTCTGGGCCATAAAAGGCTCGGAAGAAATGAGCCAGGCCGCAGCTACCGATGGCATAACCGCAAACTTATTACCGTTGATGCTGAGGGTTGAAGGGATATCTTTTCCAAAGCGCGATGAACCATCTACCGCCAGATTAAGCGACAGGAAGTACTTATCATACGCCTTATAATCAACATTGGCATAGGTGTTCAGCCAGTTCCATTGGCCCAGATCGCCGCCTACAACACGCAGTAGGGCGTTACTGCCGCCAAGGGTTACAAACTTGTCACTGGCGGTGTTATAGCCTTGCCCGTAATCAGACTCGGTTTTGTTGTTGTTATAACGGAAGCCAACATTTGCAGAGAACTGGTGCGATGGGTTAACCGCGTAGTTGAATGATAAACGGGTATCATTATAAACCCCAAACAAACGCTGCACATCTGCCGCCGTACGGTTCAACGCTACCGCTGATGGCAGGTTGAGTGGAACGATGCCCTCCTGTGGGATAAAAGTGTTCTCTCTTACTTTATCAAAGTTTACCCCCAGTAAGGTTTGCAGCGTCCACTTTTTGTTAAACTCATAAACAAATGAGATAGACCCCGTAAAGCGATAGTTCCTGTTCAGTTCCTGAATTTTGGTAGCAGCGGCATAAGGGTTACTGATAGAAAAAATATCCGCATCGGCCACGTTAGGTGATGCTACGCCGGCGTCAGAAATTTCAAAAGGCGACAGGAACGGCGCTTTTACCTGCGCCAGGTACAGCGGGTTGGTGTCAAAGCTCAATCCCTGGTCGCGCAGTTGCTGCTCGCTCCTGGTAAAGGCCAGGTTAGCTTGCGCTTTTAGTTTTTGTGATAGGTTTAAGTTGGCGTTGAAACGTGTTTCATAACGTTTAAGCAAAGTGTTAGCGGTTAGGCCATCGTTGTTCAGGTAGCCTAATGACAGGGCGTAGGTAGCAATATTATCACCACCGGTAACCTTCAGATAATAGTTCTGAACATAGCCGTTTTGCATAACCTTATCCTGCCAGTCGGTATTCTGGTGGTAACGGTAATAATCAGGATTGCTGGTATTATCATTCATGTAAGGCTGCGCCTGGATAGACTGTGTGGTGTAAGCCGGATTAGTGCGCAACAATTCAGAAAGATAGCTTCTGTAAGTGCCGGCATTCATCACTGGAATCTCAGACACCTTGTTGTTAAAACCGCCGTAGGCCGCAAAATCAAAACGGGTAGCCACATCTTTTGCGCGGCCGGTAGTGATCAGAATAACACCGTTGGCGCCGCGGGTGCCGTACATAGAGGCACCATCTTTAATTACGGTGATGTTGTCAATATCTTTCAGATCAATATTTGCAAAATGGTTGGTAACGTGCCCGCCAATTAATGAGCTGCCGTACTGACTAACGTCATAGATCATTCCGTCAACTACAATCAACGGCTGCGAGGTGGCGTACAACGAGTTGTATCCCCTTAAAAGCAAATCGGCACCAATACCGGGCGTACCTGAACGGCGTGTAGCATTTAAGCCCGCCACGCGGCCCTGTAAATAAGCGTCGGGTGTCTCCGGCGCTTTGTTCCACGAGCCATTGGTTTGAATAGTGGTTACGGCCTGCGTGGTCTGCAAAAGCGGTTTGTTGGAATAACTGGTAGTGGCCACGTCTGAAAGCGATTGAAGGCTTTCATCATACAGCTCCACTTTCAGCGTTTCACGGCTTTTTAACGCTACCTGGCGTGCATGATAACCCTGACCGGAAAAATTCAGGATCACCCGTTTGTTGGGTACCGATAGTTTGAAATGACCGGTACTGTCTGTTAGCGCTGCAGAGAAACCAACCGCGCTAACGCTGATACCGGGAAGCGCCTTGCCGGTGGCAGCTTCGGTTACCACACCGTTTATTTTCAGGCCCGGCTGCGGCTTTTCCTGCGCAACCGACGTGATGGATATGAGGTTAAAAAATATGCCTGGCAACAGAAAAACCTTCACCAGTTTTTTAGAAATGTACATAGAGTTCAGGGATTAATGCGTTAGTTAACAGGCACAAGTTTGATATAATCGAGCGTTAAGGCAGTTGGCGCCGTACTTGAAGCGCCGGTGTTTGCCACCAGGAATGCATAAAGCGTTCCGTACTTATCTGGCGTGTACTCGCCTAGCACCACCTCGTTGTAGGCCGTTGGGTTAACCAAACCTGTTGTTGGATTGATTAACGGCGCTATCGC
This region of Mucilaginibacter yixingensis genomic DNA includes:
- a CDS encoding SusC/RagA family TonB-linked outer membrane protein translates to MYISKKLVKVFLLPGIFFNLISITSVAQEKPQPGLKINGVVTEAATGKALPGISVSAVGFSAALTDSTGHFKLSVPNKRVILNFSGQGYHARQVALKSRETLKVELYDESLQSLSDVATTSYSNKPLLQTTQAVTTIQTNGSWNKAPETPDAYLQGRVAGLNATRRSGTPGIGADLLLRGYNSLYATSQPLIVVDGMIYDVSQYGSSLIGGHVTNHFANIDLKDIDNITVIKDGASMYGTRGANGVILITTGRAKDVATRFDFAAYGGFNNKVSEIPVMNAGTYRSYLSELLRTNPAYTTQSIQAQPYMNDNTSNPDYYRYHQNTDWQDKVMQNGYVQNYYLKVTGGDNIATYALSLGYLNNDGLTANTLLKRYETRFNANLNLSQKLKAQANLAFTRSEQQLRDQGLSFDTNPLYLAQVKAPFLSPFEISDAGVASPNVADADIFSISNPYAAATKIQELNRNYRFTGSISFVYEFNKKWTLQTLLGVNFDKVRENTFIPQEGIVPLNLPSAVALNRTAADVQRLFGVYNDTRLSFNYAVNPSHQFSANVGFRYNNNKTESDYGQGYNTASDKFVTLGGSNALLRVVGGDLGQWNWLNTYANVDYKAYDKYFLSLNLAVDGSSRFGKDIPSTLSINGNKFAVMPSVAAAWLISSEPFMAQNGFIETLKLRLSAGRVGNDDIGNYSARKYYVTQSLLSRQGLVLGNIGNSALQWEDNTKLNAGLDVSVLKDRLSFSFDVYQNNISKMLIYEPVYTSTGFSTALSNSGSMTNRGAEFAINARIINTRKIKWDAGFNISRYKTKMTALPSGDIVTDYAGATFLTTKGGSANAFYGYQTNGVYTSDAEATASGLLNKVSGGALVPFKGGDVRFVDRNGDKVVDERDRTVIGNPNPDFTGAFNSRLTVKRISLEALFAFSKGNSIYNGVRQELESMSGFQNQTPAVANRWQSAGQVTNMPRAVWGDPAANSRFSDRWIEDGSYLRLRTVSLSYDVPVKNTFLRSLTVYGIANNVFTFTKYLGYDPEFSASPSPFARGVDTGLEPQFRSLLFGVRVGL